The segment CAATGCACATAATGCAAATGAAAAacttatttgaaaaaaaaaaaaaaattaatttttcgtaTTGAAAAATTCTTAAGGAAAAATCTATTTCGCGACTTAAAAAAGACTgatttgtttcattttttaacgcaataaaaaaatcgagtTTAACAATCCACCAAACAAATTTAAGGTGGTTAAAGCTAAAAGAGTTTTACTGGGgtgtatatttaataaaattcacaAATTATGAATAACTTTTGGTTGAAATGTCACCTCCGCAAAAGTGCTAATAAATTGGGAGGCCACCATTTTCGCACCatttaaaagtaaaacaTAATTGTATGAATTAATTATCAATATATGGCGTTAAAACGAACGGGATAGGAGACACTAATTTGTATTCGTAAAAAGTAAGCATTTTCTacttgacaatttttacgtatttatgtacattatCTGACATGCTACATTTTCACAATCGGATGATGACTGCATAGACTATATTACGCTTACTTCTGTTATATCACATATTAGcaataaaaagaaagttACGAGTTATATTTTCCCTTACATTTTGGTGATAACACTTTTTAGTATTTTCTACCAGTTAATTACATGGGGTGCATACTTACATTTACTTgataggggaaaaaatgactcATTATAGGCAGCCAATTttgatggggaaaaaatgaaaaatacacCATTTCCCGTatctataaaaaattatgaataaattGAAAAGATCGTCTTGTAATTATAAGGATAGATGggttttaacaatttttgcgTCTGATGCTAATATAATTACTTGATAGCAATTTTTCATTGTAAAGGGTCAAGAATTTACATTATCCGCGTACAGTATACATTCAAAAAAGTAGTTTTTcacatattcatataatatacTCTTATGaaatgcatttatttttaaagctaTCAATTCATATGTTACTATTTCCGCTGCTGGTAATTATAATTTCCATCGTAGTGgcccattttaatttttaaaaaaaaggggaaaatataacATCTATAATACGCagcaagaggaaaaaaaaaatcatttatgCGGAATAACATATATTCAAATCTTAAGCATGATTctacaaataaatttctaTTACAAGGATCATAATGATGTCGGAAAAGattgcttatattttttgtatataaataacaaaaactAAATTTTACTACCATATAAagtgttaataaaattgttaattataatttttgaacaaattagaaaattttaaataaatttatttatgtggCATGGTAAGAcccttttctttccattttatgttacatttttttgaatgattatttttatagaacacagtatatatatgtatatacattgTAATATATTACGATTTAATCATAAAGCTAATACTAAACTAAACGGTTTAATACATCCATAGAAATGTTTATTGGGGAAAAATTAATGCCTCTATGTAACATTAGGTTGCATTCTGCTATTTTTACGATATAGATGTTTCTAaacttgcaaaaattttacttattattCGGTTAATATGGATGAGGTGGAAGTGGAAACATTTAATGTAAATCAGTTTATAAAAGAGGAGGTATATTTTGATGTTTTTACAAAGTCGGTTGTAATATGAAGACATGGATGAATATCATCGTTCTTCATGAACAACACAtcttttctttaaattaaccatttaatttttaacttttttttattattgatAGAGTATCGATTTGAGGAATTTGgagttaaataaattttataggAAGTTAGATAAATATTTGGTTAATGGTACCAATAAATCTTATTATTGTAATACTGGTATCAGTGACCCGAAAATACGTAATCTTTGTTATTCACTTGAAAATAGGATATTTGAGGATTGGAATAATATATGTCCTACATTAGGAAGTTCGATACATAAGTGTTATGATTATCTGAATTATTGGCTATATGGTAAACTATCAGAATATAATACTCAGCCTTTAGATTCATTTCTGTTTTACCAAggattgaaaaatatttttacagatAAATTTACTAGTGCGCCAACTGGCACATACAATAAACATTTTCAACAGGTAACATACCAAGAtacgttaaaaaataaaaaagaattatacgATTTTTCAGAGTATTATGATTATATAATTAGTGTTATCAATGGTGcacactgaaaaaaaaaagggaaatccTGCCAGTACGTATTGCATATTTTGCAATTATATGATAAtctcaaaaatgaatacagtAGTGAATTATCTAAAAGTTATGTCAAAGAATTCaagttttttcaaaataaaattaatacaGAAAGCAAGTTAACTTCGTTAATAGAAAAATGTGGCATGTATTATACACCTAGTGCATCTGAGAGAGGTGATGATGAAAGGAGTCCcctactaaaaaaaaatgttaaagtAGAAAAGCCAATACATGTTCAGATGCCTTGGGACCTTAATATGGTTAATATAAGAAaagtttattaaaaaaatttgggaaatttttttttagacaTTTTATGGAAGTGTTCATTTTATGTTAAGtgcatatttaattttttttttctttttttttgaaacaattttttattcataaacGTTATTGCTTTTATTTACTATTCAGAATACCATCCAAGCAGAATTACCTTCAAAGGAAATATACGACAAACTTAATAGGGTGGAAGAATCGATCAAATATGATAActattgcaaaaatattgataCAACGAATCATGAGCTAAAACCCCTTTGTAGAAAAATtgtaagaaatttaaaaaatatatcagaaaataaaataatgcaaaCTCTAAATTACGGAGATCGTTGTCtgcatttcattttctgGGCTTATGAtgaaatagggaaaaaatttaattggtCCTGGAGAAATGTTTACAGTATACCTGAAGCAAAAGGTCTTTTTGATGTATGGAGTAAAGTTAGTATGGAAGCAATGAAAAGTGGAAATACCCATAGAGCACATATGGCAAGCCATGACATCAATCGTCATTGCATAATGAGAGATCGTACGGGTTCTTgtataaaacataaatttataacaGGGACAGAAGATAGTTATGCGTTAGAAAACTATAAAACGTGTTTGTTTTACATTAACTGTTCTTCTAATGAATGTAAGGAAATGAAAGCTttgtatgattatttttacaattttagtgatatcaaaaataaagttaCTACTAACAGTACGTGCTCAATGTATAACACGTATCTTAATTATATTGCTAAgctatatgaaaaatataggaAGTCTTCTTATGGTGATTGCTGTTTAAGGGGCGATTGTGATGACTTTTTCAAATGTGATGAGGATTTAAATCCGAAGAATTTGCAACAGTTATCAGTATGTGGTAATGTCCAAGGATATGGTCCACGAGGTTTAACTTCACGTGCTGGTCAGGGTACATATGAAGTTTCTCATCGTTCTAGGCATGACCAGAGAAATCCAgatgatatattttcttatgATATAGATCCTTCTTATTACGATGAAGACTTTTACGGATTAGAGTATATAGATGATGAACGAGTTAGTGACACAGTGCATGCGGCTCAAGATCAAAGCGCAGGAAATAATTGGCGGTTATTCGATTTTtcaggttataaaataaatNAAGATTATTTACTATAATTGGAGGAATATCCTTCTTGGCATTCGCTTTGTATAAGGTAAATACAAATTATAGATTCAGTATGAATATATAacgttatcattttttttaatgcacaTTTATTTGTGCTGCATAATGatgtttttcaatttttataatttctatTTTTGCATCAGTATACACCCCTTGGAAAGTTGTTAAACGGGAAGAATCGTAAGAAAATACAACTTGACgattttaaatttgaagaaaatgtgGAAGATGTAGCAATGTACGAAACAGATTATGATGATGAAATATCACATGATAGGTCGGTATATTTAGGTTACTACCCTTCAGAAGAACCTGCGTATTACTAATATGTAGATGGCGCATTTGAATGTTTCTTGCAAACCGTTGCGTAAAGCATGCAAGTAAGCATTAACCCGCAACTGTGTTTTACATGaatagaggaaaaaacaaaaatgtgcataataAATGTATTTGTTCGCTTCGGTATGTTTCTCTTATATgtatttcttattttttgtaatttcatGCTACTAACaatgataatatatattactttTATAATTCGCTTTAACTAAtgtttaattcttttaatttttattcttttaaatttaagtNaaaaatattattttacgCGATAATACTTTNATTTATAAAAGTATATGtaaacatattatttttaatacacTTATTTTTGATAGTACGTAATAAgctatatataaaaaaaatacatagaTTACCATGTGTNTTGATTTTTTACGCATTATATAcgtgaaatattatttattccttCATTTCGTAGTttgttatgtttttaaaatgatgcATATAcagtgaaaaatattacaaccttaaaaacaacatttttgaattaaatatcattcatttttattaaaggTTACACAAATCGTGCATGACCATATAGGAGAAAAGGAATTGAACAAAGCTTCATAAAAcgttaaaaaaggtaatcgAATGGTATTTCtgtgttgcaaaaaaaaaaataaataaataa is part of the Plasmodium cynomolgi strain B DNA, chromosome 8, whole genome shotgun sequence genome and harbors:
- a CDS encoding VIR-like CYIR protein (putative) encodes the protein MDEVEVETFNVNQFIKEESIDLRNLELNKFYRKLDKYLVNGTNKSYYCNTGISDPKIRNLCYSLENRIFEDWNNICPTLGSSIHKCYDYLNYWLYGKLSEYNTQPLDSFLFYQGLKNIFTDKFTSAPTGTYNKHFQQVTYQDTLKNKKELYDFSEYYDYIISVINGKSCQYVLHILQLYDNLKNEYSSELSKSYVKEFKFFQNKINTESKLTSLIEKCGMYYTPSASERGDDERSPLLKKNVKVEKPIHVQMPWDLNMNTIQAELPSKEIYDKLNRVEESIKYDNYCKNIDTTNHELKPLCRKIVRNLKNISENKIMQTLNYGDRCLHFIFWAYDEIGKKFNWSWRNVYSIPEAKGLFDVWSKVSMEAMKSGNTHRAHMASHDINRHCIMRDRTGSCIKHKFITGTEDSYALENYKTCLFYINCSSNECKEMKALYDYFYNFSDIKNKVTTNSTCSMYNTYLNYIAKLYEKYRKSSYGDCCLRGDCDDFFKCDEDLNPKNLQQLSVCGNVQGYGPRGLTSRAGQGTYEVSHRSRHDQRNPDDIFSYDIDPSYYDEDFYGLEYIDDERVSDTVHAAQDQSAGNNWRLFDFSGYKINXDYLL